A single genomic interval of Nostoc commune NIES-4072 harbors:
- a CDS encoding COP23 domain-containing protein, which produces MQLKPIVSLFTSCALTAVCITSIINQAKADDEVRFICASGYDQATNLRFPTTYAWTERGKIAIIRWKYAWFTSQTVTPEERCQQVSSRFQTAYNNQSLAYIVNGTVNNQAVICTAKQEDAACDTTLLTLRPQDNPLQILDDLKDILRGRATKPVEHSSKQQPVYYKIDIKKFLQTAPVEKE; this is translated from the coding sequence ATGCAACTCAAACCAATCGTTTCTCTATTCACTAGCTGTGCTTTGACTGCTGTTTGTATCACTTCTATAATTAATCAAGCCAAAGCTGATGATGAAGTTCGTTTTATCTGTGCTTCAGGTTATGACCAAGCAACTAATCTGCGCTTTCCCACTACTTACGCTTGGACAGAACGGGGGAAAATTGCAATTATACGTTGGAAATATGCCTGGTTTACTAGTCAGACTGTTACCCCAGAAGAGAGGTGTCAACAAGTATCGTCTCGATTCCAGACTGCTTACAACAATCAAAGTCTGGCTTATATCGTCAATGGTACTGTGAATAATCAAGCGGTAATTTGCACAGCCAAACAAGAAGACGCTGCTTGCGATACCACACTGTTAACTCTACGACCTCAAGACAATCCTCTACAGATTCTCGATGATCTCAAAGACATTCTTAGAGGACGTGCTACTAAACCAGTAGAGCATAGTTCTAAACAACAACCAGTTTACTACAAAATTGACATCAAGAAGTTTTTGCAAACAGCCCCGGTTGAGAAGGAATAA